CCCGGCACGCCGGCGCAGGGCGCGGTGGGCATCGGCTTCCAGAACACCGTGGTGGGCCAGGGCAGCGTGGCGATCGGCAGCACGAGCAAGGCACTGGCCGCGGGCGCAGTGGCATTCGGCGACACGGCGGTGGCCAACAACGCGGGCGATGTCGCACTGGGTTCGGGTTCGAAGACCGACGTGGCGGTCGGCACGCCCAGCACCGTGATCGGCGGCACGACCTATCTTTTCGCCGGCACGACGCCGGCCTCGACGGTCAGCGTTGGCAGCGCGGGCGCCGAGCGCACGATCACCAACCTGGCGGCCGGCCGGATCTCCGGCAGCTCGACCGATGCGATCAACGGTTCGCAGCTGTACGCCACCAACCAGGCAATCCAGGCCATCGCGGCCAGCACGCCTACGCATTACTACAGCGTGAACGACGGCGGCACGCAGCAGGCGAACTACACCAACAACGGCGCGACGGGAGCCAACTCCCTGGCGGCCGGCGTTGCGGCCTCGGCGTCGGGCGCCCAGTCCGTCGCGCAGGGCTTCCAGTCGAACGCGTCGGCCGGCGATGCCATCGCCATCGGCACCAACACCAAGGCCTCGGCCGTCAGCGGCACCGCCATCGGCGTCAACGCCACGGCGTCGGGCGCCAGCGGCTCCACTGCGATCGGCGCCTTCGCCAACGCCAGCGCCACCAACAGCCTGGCGGTCGGCGAATTCGCCAGCGCGTCCGCAGAGGGCGCCTCGGCCGTCGGCCCCGGCGCCACCGCGGCGGCGGCGGGTGCCACCGCGATAGGCAATGGCTCCAAGGCGCTGGCGGCGTCGACCCTGGCGCTCGGCGACACCAACACCGTCGCCGCTGCGGCGGGCGTGGGCTCGATCGCGGCAGGCAGCAACTCGCAGGTGCTGGGCGGCACCGGCGCGGTGGCCATGGGCTCAGGCAATGTCGCCAACGGCAACGGCGCAGTCGCCATCGGCGACCCGAACACCGCGACCGGCGACGGCACGGTGGCCCAGGGCAAGGACAACACCGCCACCGGCAATGGCTCGGTGGCGATGGGCAACACCAACAAGGTCGGCGGCGGCGGGCAGGACGTGGGCGTCCCCGGCACGCCGGCGCAGGGCGCGGTGGGCATCGGCTTCCAGAACACCGTGGTGGGCCAGGGCAGCGTGGCGATCGGCAGCACGAGCAAGGCATTGGCCGCAGGCGCGGTGGCGTTCGGCGACACGGCGGTGGCCAACAACGCGGGCGACGTCGCACTGGGCTCCGGCTCGGTCACGGCCACGGCGGTGGGCACGCCCAGCGCGACGATCAACGGCAAGGTCTACAACTTCCAGGGCGTCGCACCGACGAGCACGGTCAGCGTGGGTGCAGGAGGGGCGGAGCGCACGATCACCAACGTCGCAGCCGGTCGAATTTCGGGGACGTCAACCGATGCGATCAATGGCTCGCAGCTCTTCGCCACCAATTCGGCCATCACTGACGTGGCAACGACGGCGGGCAAGGGATGGAACCTGAGCGCAAACGGCGAGGCCACGCCGCAGAACATTGCGCCTGGTGGGACGGCCGACTTCGCCAACGGCAGCAACACGACCGTCACGCGCACGGGCAACCAGATCAGGGTCGACGTGTCTGCCGATCCGATCTTCAATTCCGTGACGACCGGCAACACGAAGATCGACAACAACGGGCTGACCATCGTGGGCGGTCCGAGCGTGACGACCACCGGCATCAATGCCGGAGGTACGCAGATCACGAATGTGGCGCCGGGCGTGGCAGGCACCGATGGCGTGAACGTGGATCAGCTGAACACCACGGTGGCAGGCAGCAAGACCAAGTACTACAGCGTCAACTCCACGGGTGGGGGCAACGAAGCCAACGATGGTGCGACCGGTGCGGATGCGATCGCATCGGGAAAGAACGCCACCGCCGCAGGCGCATCCAGTGTGGCCATGGGCCTGGGTGCCACGGCCGGTACGGCCAACAGCGTGGCGCTGGGTGCGGGCTCGTCCACAGCCACTGCAGTGGGAACTGCCAGTACGACGATCAACGGCACGACGTACAACTTCCAGGGCGTTGCGCCCGTCGGCACGGTCAGCGTGGGCGCAGGCGGTGCCGAGCGCACGATCACCAATGTCGCTGCCGGCCGGATCGCAGGCAACTCGACCGACGCCATCAACGGCTCGCAGCTGTTCGCCACCAACTCGGCCATCACCGACGTGGCAACGACGGCGGGCAAGGGCTGGAACCTGAGCGCCAATGGCGAAGCGACACCGCAGAACATTGCACCGGGAGGTACAGCCGACTTCGCCGACGGCAGCAACACGACCGTCACGCGCACGGGCAACCAGATCAGGGTCGATGTGGTGGCTGATCCGACATTCAACTCGGTGACCACGGGCAACACGAAGATCGACAACGGTGGGTTGACCATCGTGGGCGGTCCGAGCGTGACGACCACTGGCATCAATGCCGGAGGCACGCAGATCACCAACGTGGCGCCCGGCGTGGCAGGCACCGATGGCGTGAATGTTGACCAGCTGAACACCACGGTGGCTGGCAGCAAGACCAAGTACTACAGCGTCAACTCCACGGGCGGCGGCAACGAAGCCAACGACGGTGCAACCGGTGCTGATGCCATCGCTTCAGGCAAGAACGCCACGGCCGCAGGCGCATCCAGCGTGGCAATGGGCCTGGGTGCCACGGCCGGGACGGCCAACAGCGTTGCATTGGGCGCGGGCTCGTCCACCGCTACCGCGGTGGGCACAGCCAGCACGACGATCAACGGCACGGTCTATAACTTCCAGGGTGCTACACCCGTGGGCACGGTCAGCGTGGGCGCAGGCGGTGCCGAGCGCACGATCACCAACGTCGCAGCCGGTCGAATTTCGGGGACGTCAACCGATGCGATCAACGGCTCGCAGCTGTTCGCTACCAACTCGGCCATCACAGATGTGGCAACCACGGCAGGCAAGGGATGGAACCTGAGCGCAAACGGCGAGGCCACACCGCAGAACATTGCGCCTGGTGGGACCGCGGACTTCGCCGACGGCAGCAACACGACCGTCACGCGTACCGGCAATCAGATCAAGGTCGATGTGGCGGCCGACCCGATCTTCAACTCGGTAACCACGGGCAACACGAAGATCGATAACAACGGGCTGACCATCGTGGGCGGGCCAAGCGTGACCGTGAACGGCATCGATGCGGGCAGCAAGGTGATCACCAACGTGGCACCCGGCGTTGCAGGCACCGACGGCGTGAACGTCGACCAGCTGAACACCACGGTGGCCGGCAGCAAGACCAAGTACTACAGCGTCAACTCGACAGGCGGCGGCAACGAGGCCAACGATGGCGCGACCGGTGTTGACGCCATTGCGTCGGGCAAGAACGCCACGGCCGCTGGAGCCTCCAGCGTGGCGATGGGCCTGGGTGCGACGGCCGGGACGGCCAACAGCGTTGCACTGGGCTCCGGTTCAGCCACAGCAACCGCGGTTGCTACACCGAGCACGACGATCAACGGCACGACGTACAACTTCCAGGGCGTCGCCCCGGTAGGCACGGTCAGCGTCGGTTCGACAGGCGCGGAACGCACGATCACCAACGTTGCGGCCGGACGGATTGCCGGCAACTCGACGGACGCCATCAACGGCTCGCAGCTCTTCGCCACGAACTCGGCCATCACCGACGTGGCAACGACGGCAGGCAAGGGGTGGAACCTGAGCGCCAATGGCGAGGCCACGCCGCAGAACATCGCGCCGGGAGGTACAGCCGACTTCGCCGACGGCAGCAACACAACCGTCACCCGCACGGGCAACCAGATCAAGGTCGATGTGGTGGCCGATCCCATCTTCAACTCGGTGACCACGGGCAACACGAAGATCGACAACGGCGGGCTGACCATCGTGGGTGGCCCGAGCGTGACGACCACTGGTATCAATGCCAGCGGCACGCAGATCACCAATGTGGCACCCGGCGTTGCAGGCACTGACGGCGTAAACGTCGATCAGCTGACCACCACGGTGGCCGGCAGCAAGACCAAGTACTACAGCGTCAACTCCACAGGGGGTGGTAACGAAGCCAACGATGGTGCGACAGGTGCCGATGCCATCGCGTCAGGCAAGAACGCCACGGCTGCAGGCGCTTCCAGCGTCGCCATGGGCTTGGGTGCGACAGCGGGAACGGCCAACAGCGTGGCACTGGGCTCGGGTTCAGTCACGGCAACGCCGGTGGGAACACCGAGCACGACGATCAACGGCACTGTCTATAACTTCCAGGGCGTCGCGCCGGTGGGTACGGTCAGCGTCGGCACGGTGGGCGGCGAACGCACGATCACCAACGTCGCAGCCGGCCGGATCTCCGGCACCTCGACCGACGCGATCAACGGCTCGCAGCTGTTCGCCACCAACCAATCAATCGCCGACGTGGCAACGACAGCAGGCAAGGGCTGGAATTTGAGCGCCAATGGCGAGGCGACACCGCAGAACATCGCTCCGGGCGGTACAGCTGACTTCGCCGACGGCAGCAACACAACCGTCACCCGCACAGGCAACCAGATCAAGGTCGACGTGGTGGCCGATCCGATCTTCAACTCAGTGACCACGGGCAACACGAAGATCGACAACAACGGGTTGAC
This region of Variovorax sp. RKNM96 genomic DNA includes:
- a CDS encoding ESPR-type extended signal peptide-containing protein — encoded protein: MNRTYRSLWNESLGAWVAASEVSHARGKRGGSQVALAAAGGVLAALRARRLRARLATALVAISAIGWSSFAEAQAVDCSVAPYNAYNSTASCMGYSSKASGIGATALGSLATSDVLGGLAAGYASHSAAQNSISLGFGAYSAGINSIYLGARTGPTTGALAGGSIGIGTDVTASGGNAIAAGSFSLSSGDNATAVGASSRATGLRSLALGYQANAAALDTVAQGNTATASAQNAIAVGFQSVATQLNSVYIGSRTAPGTGATGVGAIAIGTDVTASQSNATAVGFQSKATGGSSVAVGPNAAASGTSAMALGTGTVASNVNAVALGASAVATGAGDSALGTFANASGGNSTAVGVSSTASGARAFAGGWGVKAGGVDAAAIGTRANAAGTSSAALGNLANASADFALAMGNQAVSSGVGSVAAGSGANAAAVGAVAVGNNATAALARGTALGFGTAAGGQNATAVGALASASADQAVAVGNSAKASALNAIAVGNNAVADSADAVSIGNGSTATGGKAVAIGSGNVASGNGAVAIGDPNTATGNGAIASGLDNTATGNGSVAMGNTNKVGGGGQDVSVPGTPAQGAVGIGFQNTVVGQGSVAIGSTSKALAAGAVAFGDTAVANNAGDVALGSGSKTDVAVGTPSTVIGGTTYLFAGTTPASTVSVGSAGAERTITNLAAGRISGSSTDAINGSQLYATNQAIQAIAASTPTHYYSVNDGGTQQANYTNNGATGANSLAAGVAASASGAQSVAQGFQSNASAGDAIAIGTNTKASAVSGTAIGVNATASGASGSTAIGAFANASATNSLAVGEFASASAEGASAVGPGATAAAAGATAIGNGSKALAASTLALGDTNTVAAAAGVGSIAAGSNSQVLGGTGAVAMGSGNVANGNGAVAIGDPNTATGDGTVAQGKDNTATGNGSVAMGNTNKVGGGGQDVGVPGTPAQGAVGIGFQNTVVGQGSVAIGSTSKALAAGAVAFGDTAVANNAGDVALGSGSVTATAVGTPSATINGKVYNFQGVAPTSTVSVGAGGAERTITNVAAGRISGTSTDAINGSQLFATNSAITDVATTAGKGWNLSANGEATPQNIAPGGTADFANGSNTTVTRTGNQIRVDVSADPIFNSVTTGNTKIDNNGLTIVGGPSVTTTGINAGGTQITNVAPGVAGTDGVNVDQLNTTVAGSKTKYYSVNSTGGGNEANDGATGADAIASGKNATAAGASSVAMGLGATAGTANSVALGAGSSTATAVGTASTTINGTTYNFQGVAPVGTVSVGAGGAERTITNVAAGRIAGNSTDAINGSQLFATNSAITDVATTAGKGWNLSANGEATPQNIAPGGTADFADGSNTTVTRTGNQIRVDVVADPTFNSVTTGNTKIDNGGLTIVGGPSVTTTGINAGGTQITNVAPGVAGTDGVNVDQLNTTVAGSKTKYYSVNSTGGGNEANDGATGADAIASGKNATAAGASSVAMGLGATAGTANSVALGAGSSTATAVGTASTTINGTVYNFQGATPVGTVSVGAGGAERTITNVAAGRISGTSTDAINGSQLFATNSAITDVATTAGKGWNLSANGEATPQNIAPGGTADFADGSNTTVTRTGNQIKVDVAADPIFNSVTTGNTKIDNNGLTIVGGPSVTVNGIDAGSKVITNVAPGVAGTDGVNVDQLNTTVAGSKTKYYSVNSTGGGNEANDGATGVDAIASGKNATAAGASSVAMGLGATAGTANSVALGSGSATATAVATPSTTINGTTYNFQGVAPVGTVSVGSTGAERTITNVAAGRIAGNSTDAINGSQLFATNSAITDVATTAGKGWNLSANGEATPQNIAPGGTADFADGSNTTVTRTGNQIKVDVVADPIFNSVTTGNTKIDNGGLTIVGGPSVTTTGINASGTQITNVAPGVAGTDGVNVDQLTTTVAGSKTKYYSVNSTGGGNEANDGATGADAIASGKNATAAGASSVAMGLGATAGTANSVALGSGSVTATPVGTPSTTINGTVYNFQGVAPVGTVSVGTVGGERTITNVAAGRISGTSTDAINGSQLFATNQSIADVATTAGKGWNLSANGEATPQNIAPGGTADFADGSNTTVTRTGNQIKVDVVADPIFNSVTTGNTKIDNNGLTIVGGPSVTVNGIDAGSKVITNVAPGVAGTDGVNVDQLTTTVAGSKTKYYSVNSTGGGNEANDGATGADAIASGKNATAAGASAVAIGLGATAGTANSVALGAGSSTATAVGTASTTINGTTYNFQGVAPVGTVSVGSAGAERTITNVAAGRISGTSTDAINGSQLFATNQSIEDLSTTVIANKTRYYSVNSTGGTNEDNLGATGTDAIASGKNAAAAGASAVAIGLGATAGDANSVALGAGSSTAAAVGTASTTINGTVYNFQGVSPIGTVSVGTVGSERTLTNVAAGRISGTSTDAINGSQLFATNQSIENLSTTVTANKIRYYSVNSTGGGNEDNLGATGADAIASGKDASATVNGGVAIGSGAVSDRAIASSTGNIPAGSALIPFNTADRTLLGALSVGSATTYRQITNVADGTQAQDAVTVRQLSGALQSFAVTPIKYFHANSTAADSLAVGAESVAVGPQTVVNGNNGVGIGNGAVVQQSAPGGIAIGQGATSHLADSIAMGTGASAAGVQGVAMGAGSSVTQAGGVALGAGSVASTAAGVAGYVPPTATDAQRIAIGATTSTLAAVSVGNAASGQFRQITGVAAGTADSDAVNVSQLRGVQGTVAAIDQSTVKYDSNADGSVNYNSVSMGGSNATGPVTVHNVAPGVAGTDAVNVNQLNALGGSLNNRINAVNDRIDGVEKNAYAGVAAAMALQMPGSYVPGKTVMRIGAGSFKGESAVGISFRRTAENNAWSITGGVATSRAGVGATVGAEWVFN